A window from Mixophyes fleayi isolate aMixFle1 chromosome 9 unlocalized genomic scaffold, aMixFle1.hap1 SUPER_9_unloc_1, whole genome shotgun sequence encodes these proteins:
- the RNF208 gene encoding RING finger protein 208, with protein sequence MQGALGENKVADSNVKKILMSCLKGQQVIIKMEAMKIIQAEKFSECQNSQQRYGPPSRREPPLVAKRAWPSDSEIIVNQACGEMPALENTPSTLGLPRTPPPPRREKIYPGQRKASTEICYHRKTPSDEVIVNQYVLHPSTPCEPLECPTCGHMYNFTNKRPRILSCLHSVCEECLQILYESCPKYKFISCPTCKRETVLFTDYGLAALAVNTSILNRLPTEALSANPVQWSSEADRSCYQTFRQYCGAACSCQIRNPLSSCTIM encoded by the coding sequence ATGCAGGGGGCGCTAGGAGAAAACAAAGTGGCGGACAGCAATGTGAAAAAAATTCTGATGTCGTGTCTGAAAGGGCAACAGGTTATCATCAAGATGGAGGCCATGAAAATCATACAGGCTGAGAAGTTCTCGGAATGCCAGAACTCTCAACAACGGTATGGGCCTCCGTCGCGGAGGGAGCCTCCTTTAGTTGCCAAACGTGCCTGGCCCTCGGACTCGGAAATCATTGTCAACCAGGCCTGCGGGGAGATGCCCGCTTTGGAAAACACCCCGAGCACTTTGGGGCTTCCAAGGACGCCTCCTCCACCGCGCCGGGAAAAGATCTACCCTGGCCAGCGGAAGGCTAGCACAGAAATTTGTTACCATCGCAAAACCCCTTCAGATGAAGTTATTGTAAACCAGTATGTGCTGCATCCATCCACCCCCTGTGAACCTTTAGAGTGCCCGACCTGTGGCCACATGTACAATTTTACAAACAAGAGGCCTCGTATCTTGTCCTGTCTTCATTCCGTGTGCGAGGAGTGCCTGCAGATCCTCTACGAGTCATGCCCCAAGTACAAATTCATTTCATGCCCCACCTGCAAGAGGGAAACTGTGCTGTTTACAGACTATGGCCTGGCAGCCCTTGCTGTGAACACCAGCATTCTCAACCGGCTGCCAACCGAGGCCCTTTCAGCCAACCCGGTACAATGGAGTAGCGAAGCAGACCGAAGTTGCTACCAGACCTTTCGCCAGTACTGCGGTGCGGCTTGCAGTTGCCAGATCCGTAATCCACTGTCTTCCTGTACCATCATGTAG